In Planctomycetaceae bacterium, the following are encoded in one genomic region:
- a CDS encoding ferrochelatase, with the protein MYDAILVLSFGGPEGPDDVIPFLENVLRGKNVPRERLLEVAGHYNHFGGVSPINQQCRDLISALRAELDSAGISLPIYWGNRNWHPMLADTLTQMHSDGIRRALCYITSGFSCYSGCRQYREDIIRAKEAADTPELEIHKLRVFYNHPDFVDVISRNVQTAIDRFDRDVRGGVQIAFTAHSIPLTMSSTSDYEKQLTETCRLVSEKLNLPADRWKLVYQSRSGRPSDPWLEPDICDYLQTLADQSKRRVVISPVGFLSDHMEVLFDLDDEARRACDRHGISMQRAATPGHDAQFVRMIRKLIQERLGTAEREAIGRYGPNHDVCPEDCCPAPPRRPAASQPA; encoded by the coding sequence ATGTACGACGCAATTCTGGTTTTGTCATTCGGAGGTCCGGAGGGTCCGGACGACGTGATTCCGTTTCTGGAAAACGTCCTGCGCGGAAAAAACGTTCCTCGCGAACGGCTGCTGGAAGTTGCCGGCCATTATAACCACTTCGGCGGAGTCAGCCCGATCAATCAGCAGTGCCGAGACCTGATCAGCGCGCTGCGCGCCGAACTGGATTCCGCCGGCATTTCCCTGCCCATCTATTGGGGAAACCGAAACTGGCATCCGATGCTGGCCGACACGCTGACACAAATGCACAGCGACGGAATCCGCCGAGCGCTGTGCTACATCACGTCCGGGTTCAGTTGTTATTCCGGCTGCCGGCAATACCGCGAGGACATCATTCGCGCAAAGGAAGCGGCCGACACTCCGGAACTGGAAATCCACAAGCTGAGAGTGTTCTACAACCATCCGGATTTTGTGGACGTGATCTCCCGCAACGTCCAGACGGCCATCGATCGGTTCGACAGGGATGTTCGCGGCGGCGTACAGATTGCTTTCACCGCGCACAGCATTCCCCTGACGATGTCGAGCACTTCGGACTACGAAAAACAATTGACGGAAACCTGCCGGCTGGTTTCGGAAAAGCTGAATCTGCCGGCCGATCGATGGAAGCTGGTTTACCAAAGCCGCAGCGGCCGGCCGTCGGATCCCTGGCTGGAGCCGGACATCTGCGACTATCTGCAAACGCTTGCAGATCAGTCAAAGAGGCGGGTTGTGATCTCACCGGTCGGGTTCCTGTCCGACCATATGGAAGTTCTGTTCGACCTTGACGACGAAGCTCGCCGCGCCTGCGATCGGCACGGCATCAGCATGCAGCGGGCGGCAACTCCGGGTCACGACGCTCAGTTCGTCAGGATGATTCGCAAGCTGATTCAGGAACGACTGGGAACGGCCGAGCGGGAAGCGATCGGACGATACGGCCCGAATCACGATGTCTGCCCGGAAGACTGCTGCCCTGCCCCGCCCCGACGTCCGGCGGCATCGCAGCCGGCGTGA
- a CDS encoding type III pantothenate kinase: protein MILAVDIGNTRAKFGLFRSAVGRVPQVMQISACPLAETATLEVALADWLAADGNEPVTNCVLAGSNPPVRDLLRQAWPLPGLPPTVIEDFRDVPLAVDVDEPAKLGIDRLLSAFAVKMSDPSERPAVIVDSGTATTVDLLTSDGVFRGGSILPGLRLSAYALHDYTARLPLIDTDARLTTEPSVPGRNTDEAICAGLFWGQLGAVRELVSRLSQAAAERFHEVRPPRVVISGGGGRQLMPHFPNATFIDSLALHGLALTANAEE from the coding sequence ATGATTCTGGCCGTCGATATCGGCAACACGCGCGCGAAGTTCGGACTGTTTCGATCGGCCGTCGGCAGAGTTCCTCAGGTCATGCAGATTTCGGCGTGCCCGTTGGCGGAAACGGCAACCCTGGAGGTTGCGCTGGCTGACTGGCTGGCGGCTGACGGGAACGAGCCGGTCACAAACTGCGTCCTTGCCGGATCGAATCCCCCCGTGCGCGACCTGTTACGTCAGGCGTGGCCGCTGCCCGGTCTGCCGCCGACCGTCATCGAAGACTTCCGCGACGTGCCGCTGGCGGTGGATGTAGACGAGCCGGCAAAACTGGGCATCGATCGACTGCTCAGCGCATTCGCCGTGAAAATGTCGGATCCATCAGAGCGGCCCGCGGTCATTGTCGATTCCGGCACGGCCACCACCGTCGATCTGCTGACGTCGGACGGCGTGTTTCGAGGCGGCAGTATCCTGCCGGGACTGCGACTTTCGGCGTATGCTCTGCACGACTACACCGCTCGGCTGCCGCTGATTGATACCGACGCGCGGCTGACCACGGAACCTTCTGTGCCGGGCCGCAATACCGATGAAGCCATCTGCGCCGGGTTGTTCTGGGGGCAACTGGGAGCCGTGCGGGAACTTGTGTCGCGGCTGTCTCAGGCAGCGGCGGAGCGATTTCACGAAGTTCGTCCGCCGAGAGTTGTCATTTCCGGCGGCGGCGGACGGCAACTGATGCCCCATTTCCCAAACGCCACCTTCATCGACAGCCTCGCGCTGCACGGACTGGCACTGACGGCGAACGCTGAAGAATGA
- a CDS encoding PSD1 and planctomycete cytochrome C domain-containing protein, producing MTQIRLMTTILLVAAFAGSSAWATAGEAGDEPVDFNRDVRPIFSDACFACHGPDSGQRQADLRLDLQEGLFRSQDGVTVVDAKNAANSELLTRIESGDADLVMPPQGSGKALTAAQKQTIRRWIEQGATWKGHWAYILPQRPKVPDVEVSPTANDIDRFIQNRLDRQKLTPLAQADPVTLVRRLSFDLTGLPPTPEQVAAFAATPTPEAWQALIDELLSSHHYGERMTELWLDQVRYADTNGIHGDNHREVWMYRDYVIDAFNSNMPFDRFTIEQLAGDLLPEPSDEQKIASGYNRLLMTTREGGAQPKEYLAKYSADRVRNAASVWLGATMACCECHDHKYDPYSLRDFYQFAAFFADIMDVPVGIQPATKMPSRTQQQQLSKLDQKIAQLQTTLDTQTEELDSALNSWVAEQQQKLRTSPKIWHVQHPAAVMSTGGQVTQILEDHSVLTSGDNPKQDTYEVVLPVVADQPQRMTGIRLETLRHDSMTNKSLSRVNGNFVLSEISVRIANTEGTSAVEASVPVSDAVASYEQDGWPVRNALDGKPDTGWAVDGHLHNDADRTAVFQFEKPAELAAGQRLIVTLQQTSVDYHNIGRFRISTTAAATPGLNDNGLGLPPDLLAAVEAWPSVSDDQRSAVATHFRSVTPLLADARSSLSETKTARETLDKCIPEMLVTRTQTPREIRVLARGNWMDDSGDLVEPAVPHFLQQLNTASRGSRMDLAEWLVSDDNPLVARVFVNRLWQQLFGRGIVKSADDFGSQGSWPTHPDLLDWLAVEFRESGWDIRHMIRLIVSSDAYRRSSVFDEQLVAADPFNNWLARQSRYRLEAESIRDMALQVSGLLVDQVGGPSVKPYQPAGYWAHLNFPTREWEADTGAKQYRRGLYTYWCRTFLHPAMKSFDAPTREECTVERSRSNNSLQALVLLNDPTFVEAARALAQRVLVEGRDSDESRLDRMYRLCLSRAARPEEVSVLLELLDSQRTVFAASGESVSGFLTVGQKSIDRTVDQQQLAAWTAVARTVLNLHETITRP from the coding sequence ATGACACAGATTCGCCTGATGACAACCATACTGTTGGTGGCGGCCTTCGCCGGATCGTCCGCCTGGGCAACAGCGGGGGAAGCTGGCGACGAACCGGTCGACTTCAACCGCGATGTTCGTCCGATTTTTTCGGACGCGTGTTTCGCCTGCCACGGCCCGGACTCCGGACAGCGGCAGGCGGACCTGCGGCTGGATCTTCAGGAAGGGCTGTTTCGGTCGCAGGACGGCGTCACCGTCGTTGACGCGAAGAACGCCGCGAACAGCGAACTGCTGACCCGGATCGAGTCTGGCGACGCGGACCTGGTGATGCCGCCGCAGGGTTCCGGAAAGGCTCTGACCGCCGCTCAGAAGCAGACGATTCGCCGCTGGATTGAGCAGGGAGCCACCTGGAAAGGGCACTGGGCCTACATTCTTCCGCAGCGCCCGAAGGTTCCTGATGTCGAAGTCAGCCCGACGGCCAACGACATCGACCGCTTCATTCAGAACCGGCTCGACAGGCAGAAGCTGACACCGCTGGCCCAGGCGGATCCCGTCACACTGGTTCGACGGCTGAGCTTTGATCTGACGGGCCTGCCGCCAACTCCGGAGCAGGTCGCCGCGTTTGCGGCGACTCCGACGCCGGAAGCGTGGCAGGCACTGATCGACGAACTGCTTTCGTCGCATCACTACGGCGAACGCATGACGGAACTTTGGCTGGATCAGGTTCGTTACGCCGACACGAACGGAATTCACGGCGACAACCACCGCGAAGTCTGGATGTATCGGGACTACGTCATCGATGCTTTCAACAGCAACATGCCGTTCGATCGGTTCACGATTGAACAGCTCGCGGGCGACCTGCTGCCGGAACCGAGCGACGAACAGAAGATCGCGTCCGGCTACAACCGGCTGCTGATGACGACTCGCGAAGGCGGGGCTCAGCCGAAGGAATATCTGGCGAAGTATTCCGCCGACCGAGTCCGCAATGCGGCGTCGGTCTGGCTGGGAGCGACGATGGCGTGCTGCGAATGCCACGACCACAAATACGACCCGTATTCTCTGCGCGACTTCTATCAGTTCGCGGCGTTCTTCGCGGACATCATGGACGTGCCGGTGGGAATCCAGCCGGCCACAAAGATGCCGTCGCGAACTCAGCAGCAGCAGCTTTCCAAACTGGATCAGAAGATCGCTCAACTGCAGACAACGCTGGATACGCAGACGGAAGAACTGGATTCCGCACTGAACTCGTGGGTCGCCGAACAGCAGCAGAAGCTTCGCACGTCGCCGAAGATCTGGCACGTTCAGCATCCGGCCGCAGTCATGTCGACCGGCGGACAGGTCACGCAGATTCTGGAAGATCATTCCGTGCTGACATCCGGTGACAACCCGAAGCAGGATACTTATGAAGTGGTTCTGCCGGTTGTCGCCGACCAGCCGCAGCGCATGACCGGCATCCGGCTGGAAACCCTGCGACACGATTCGATGACGAACAAGTCGCTCAGCCGCGTGAACGGTAACTTCGTGCTGTCGGAGATTTCCGTTCGAATCGCAAACACGGAAGGAACATCGGCCGTAGAAGCCAGCGTTCCCGTCAGCGACGCCGTTGCCAGCTACGAACAGGATGGCTGGCCGGTCCGGAACGCTCTGGACGGTAAACCGGACACCGGATGGGCAGTGGACGGACACCTTCATAACGACGCCGATCGTACGGCCGTATTCCAGTTCGAAAAGCCGGCGGAGCTGGCTGCAGGTCAGCGGCTGATCGTGACACTGCAGCAGACATCCGTTGACTATCACAACATCGGTCGGTTTCGGATCAGTACCACCGCAGCGGCAACTCCGGGACTCAACGACAACGGCCTGGGCCTTCCGCCGGACCTGCTGGCAGCCGTTGAAGCCTGGCCGTCCGTCAGCGACGACCAGCGTTCGGCCGTGGCAACGCACTTCCGATCCGTGACGCCTCTGCTGGCCGACGCGCGCAGCTCACTGTCAGAAACGAAAACCGCGCGGGAAACGCTGGATAAGTGCATTCCCGAAATGCTGGTGACTCGCACGCAGACGCCGCGAGAAATTCGTGTGCTGGCTCGCGGCAACTGGATGGACGACAGCGGAGACCTGGTCGAACCGGCGGTTCCGCATTTCCTTCAGCAACTGAACACGGCATCGCGTGGCAGTCGCATGGATCTGGCAGAATGGCTGGTGTCCGACGACAACCCGCTGGTGGCTCGCGTGTTCGTCAATCGGCTGTGGCAGCAGTTGTTCGGCAGGGGAATCGTCAAATCGGCGGACGACTTCGGTTCGCAGGGTTCCTGGCCCACTCACCCGGATCTGCTGGACTGGCTGGCCGTGGAGTTTCGCGAAAGCGGGTGGGATATCCGGCACATGATCCGGCTGATTGTGAGTTCGGATGCGTACCGGCGTTCTTCCGTCTTTGATGAACAGCTTGTCGCCGCCGATCCGTTCAACAACTGGCTGGCTCGGCAGTCGCGATATCGGCTGGAAGCGGAGTCGATTCGCGACATGGCGCTGCAGGTTTCCGGGCTGCTGGTCGATCAGGTCGGCGGACCATCGGTCAAACCGTATCAGCCGGCCGGTTACTGGGCTCACCTGAATTTCCCGACTCGCGAATGGGAGGCTGACACGGGAGCCAAACAATACCGCCGCGGACTTTACACATACTGGTGCCGCACGTTTCTGCATCCGGCAATGAAGTCGTTCGACGCGCCGACTCGCGAAGAATGCACGGTCGAGCGTTCTCGCAGCAACAACAGCCTGCAGGCTCTGGTCCTGCTGAATGACCCGACGTTCGTTGAAGCCGCGCGGGCACTCGCTCAGCGCGTGCTGGTCGAAGGCAGAGACTCGGACGAGTCGCGGCTTGACCGGATGTATCGCCTGTGCCTGTCGCGGGCAGCTCGGCCGGAAGAGGTCTCTGTGCTGCTGGAACTGCTGGACAGTCAGCGAACCGTGTTCGCCGCATCCGGTGAGTCCGTGTCGGGATTCCTGACGGTCGGCCAGAAATCGATCGACCGCACCGTCGATCAGCAGCAGCTTGCGGCGTGGACCGCGGTCGCTCGCACTGTGCTGAATTTGCATGAAACGATCACGCGCCCATGA
- a CDS encoding lipase family protein: MNAEVGASPANETPEPAYDVAALQSVLAGPISKLSLLRQSLLFAEIADVAYYDEDVVARLVEPLGLHLTMEFFDRDGAQAYRLESDTDAVIVCRGTEPDETNDMKADIDAAKVAAETVGHVHRGFRREVDDLWPMIEKSIKANKTKTVWFCGHSLGGAMATICAGRCYVSEISSMPESLFTYGSPRVGTKRYINHCNIKHIRWVNNNDIVPRLPPAMFGFRHAGREMYLDRNGRLRDLDYWGKAGDRFRGFFRTLTRFRIDWLSDHLMSAYIAAIAGVVQRAEAAGHPDALPPE, from the coding sequence GTGAATGCTGAGGTTGGCGCGAGTCCCGCGAACGAAACGCCGGAACCCGCTTATGACGTTGCCGCACTGCAGTCCGTTCTCGCCGGTCCGATCAGCAAGCTGAGCCTGCTGCGGCAGTCGTTGCTGTTCGCCGAGATCGCGGACGTCGCGTATTACGACGAGGATGTGGTGGCCCGGCTGGTCGAACCTCTCGGACTGCACCTGACGATGGAGTTCTTCGATCGGGACGGGGCTCAGGCGTATCGACTGGAAAGTGATACCGACGCCGTGATCGTGTGCCGCGGCACGGAACCCGATGAAACCAACGACATGAAGGCCGACATCGACGCGGCCAAGGTGGCTGCCGAAACCGTGGGCCATGTTCATCGCGGATTCCGCCGGGAAGTGGATGATCTGTGGCCGATGATTGAAAAATCGATCAAGGCCAACAAGACCAAGACCGTCTGGTTCTGCGGACATTCGCTGGGCGGAGCGATGGCGACCATTTGCGCCGGTCGGTGTTATGTGTCGGAAATTTCGTCGATGCCCGAATCGCTGTTCACGTACGGCTCACCGCGAGTCGGCACAAAGCGATACATCAATCACTGCAACATCAAGCATATTCGCTGGGTGAACAACAACGACATCGTGCCGCGCCTGCCGCCGGCGATGTTTGGTTTCCGGCATGCGGGTCGGGAGATGTACCTGGATCGAAACGGCCGGCTGCGTGATCTTGACTACTGGGGAAAAGCGGGGGACCGTTTCCGCGGTTTCTTTCGGACTCTGACTCGCTTCCGCATCGACTGGCTGTCAGATCACCTGATGTCCGCGTATATCGCTGCGATCGCCGGCGTCGTTCAACGTGCCGAGGCAGCCGGGCATCCGGACGCGTTGCCGCCGGAGTGA